A stretch of DNA from Pseudomonadota bacterium:
GGTGGGTTCACCGACGCTGAGTTCACGGCGATCAACCACTACCTCCGCCTGCTCGCGCTTCACGTCCAAAAGCACATCGCGTTGCGTATCTCCGAGAACATCGTGACGACCTATCTCGGTTCAGCCGCGGGCCGTCAGGTTCTGCACGGCTCAATCAAACACGGCTCCGGTCAACCGATCGACGCCATTATCTGGGCTTCGGATATGCGTGGGTTCACGGATTTGGCCGCGCGGTTGACGGAGCGCGACATGATCGCCGTCCTCGATGCCTATTTCGACCGGTTGGCGGGCTCGGTGATGGCTGAGGGCGGCGAAGTCCTGAAGTTCATCGGCGACGGGCTTTTGGCCGTCTTTCCGTTCTCGCGTTTCGTCAGCGAAGGCGATGCCGCGAGTGCTGCCGTCTCCGCCGCGCAAGACGCGCTCAGCGTCCTCGAGCAATTGAACGAGGACGAAAGCCAGTTGTCCGACGTCGACGGATGGCGGCCGCTGAAAACCGGCATTGCGCTCCATCGCGGCGAGGTCTTTTTCGGCAATGTCGGCGCGCCGGAACGCCTTGATTTCACGGTCATCGGCCGCGCAGTGAACGCGGTCAGCCGCGTCGAAGGTCTGTGCAAGTCTCTGGACAGGCCCATCCTGATTACGCAGCGCGTTGCCGATCTCATTGACCTGCCGCTGGATGACCTGGGCGCCCACGCGCTGCGCGGCTTCGCCGAGCCGCTTGCGATCTATGCACCGCAGGCCCGTTAGCTCATTTCATAGTAGCGCCTGAGCTCAAGATCGGTGACGGTCTCGCGGAAGATCGAGCACTCGTAGCGCGCGAGGTCGATCAGGTTGTCGACGAAAGCGGCCGGCAGGATCTCGCGAATGGCCGGCGTGGCGTCGGCCAGGTCGGCCGCTTCCTCAAGACTGCGCGGCACGTGATCGAGACTGGCAACGTGATAAGCGTTGCCGTCGACCGGCGCGGGCAGGCGCAGCTTCTTCTCGACGCCACGCATGCCGGTGCCGAACAGAACGGCGAAGGCGGTATAGGGGTTAAGGTCGGCGCCGCCGACACGGTGTTCCAGCCGCGCCTTCTTGGCGCTGACATTGAT
This window harbors:
- a CDS encoding adenylate/guanylate cyclase domain-containing protein, which codes for MTRRQLDPAPRRYTSGVMLRRRGEARPDDVARLGKPDLETWLLNEAADEDDLLALFQAFAWRMVAAGLPVQRVGLSIGTLHPQLVGYSWNWNSADGFCDELEVDESVLASDAYRLNPIFQVIDRGEPFRARTDIGDGANQSPLLKELAEQGIVEYAALPMPAGSNVHNAVTIATKQPGGFTDAEFTAINHYLRLLALHVQKHIALRISENIVTTYLGSAAGRQVLHGSIKHGSGQPIDAIIWASDMRGFTDLAARLTERDMIAVLDAYFDRLAGSVMAEGGEVLKFIGDGLLAVFPFSRFVSEGDAASAAVSAAQDALSVLEQLNEDESQLSDVDGWRPLKTGIALHRGEVFFGNVGAPERLDFTVIGRAVNAVSRVEGLCKSLDRPILITQRVADLIDLPLDDLGAHALRGFAEPLAIYAPQAR
- a CDS encoding glutamine synthetase, which produces INVSAKKARLEHRVGGADLNPYTAFAVLFGTGMRGVEKKLRLPAPVDGNAYHVASLDHVPRSLEEAADLADATPAIREILPAAFVDNLIDLARYECSIFRETVTDLELRRYYEMS